From Apium graveolens cultivar Ventura chromosome 9, ASM990537v1, whole genome shotgun sequence, the proteins below share one genomic window:
- the LOC141687249 gene encoding large ribosomal subunit protein eL34, with product MVQRLTYRKRHSYATKSNQHRIVKTPGGKLVYQTTKKRASGPKCPVTGKRIQGIPHLRPAEYKRSRLSRNRRTVNRAYGGVLSGGAVRERIIRAFLVEEQKIVKKVLKIQKLKEKVSAKS from the exons ATGGTTCAGCGTTTAACATACCGCAAGCGCCATAGCTATGCCACCAAGTCCAACCAGCACAGAATTGTCAAAACTCCTG GTGGGAAATTGGTGTATCAGACCACTAAGAAGAGAGCTAGTGGACCCAAATGCCCTGTTACTGGCAAGAGAATCCAAGGG ATTCCTCATTTAAGGCCTGCCGAGTATAAGAGATCTAGACTGTCTAGGAACCGAAGGACTGTTAACCGTGCCTATGGTGGTGTATTATCTGGAGGGGCTGTGAGAGAGAG GATCATTCGAGCTTTCTTGGTTGAGGAACAAAAGATTGTGAAGAAGGTTTTGAAGATTCAGAAGTTGAAAGAGAAGGTGTCAGCAAAAAGCTAA